DNA sequence from the Mangifera indica cultivar Alphonso chromosome 18, CATAS_Mindica_2.1, whole genome shotgun sequence genome:
GATGGGGAAATCCCTAAATGGAGAGTGCGTTCCACATACTCATTCTATTTTCCAATTTATttagttataatatataaatataattacattaaagaATAACTACAAATGAAGAGAGTTAGACATGAGGTGGTTTTTCTACATGATTTGCCATTGTTCGAAGCTTAAATTTGCAGTTATGGCATTAATGACCTTAACAGAATGCTATTATAGCGTATATACCGAAATTACCAAAGAAGTGTATGAGAAAAAGACAAAAGTTTGCTAGATTTTATTAATGTCTCCTCGTCTATCTTTGAATAAAAACTATCTATttctaattatttgtttttgatttCTCCTCTTAATAACCATTTCTCTTTACTGGATTCTAAGAAAGGGTCACAACATTAACAATTacttctaaatttaaattcaaataataactttgcaaacaattatatttagaaaataagataagaatgatgtatttataaaacttagagttgttattgttttttattatatataaatgatacgGAAGTAATGTCAACCAGTGGATTATGTGCTTTCGATGAGAAATGTTTATATGTAGACTAAGGTGCGAGGTGTCATTTTTGTAGACTTTCATTTAACATTATCTTTACATGGAAGGAAAGTAATTTAGAAGCTATATATTTTTGTAGGGATGACAACGGGCACAAAGTCTGACCTATACCCCATACTATTTAAGTAGGATAGTTAATTCCCAATTTGAAGTTGAAACTAACCAAATTTGAATActtctttttattgttgttattaagaaaatgataaaatatgttGCTTTTTTCAGCGTTAAAATAGATCTTCTATTACGATGACATTTTAGTGAATCAAAACCtcttttgttttgataaagaaTGGATTATTTCAACGTCACCAAAGCTAAAATAGCCCCCATCCTTTCTTATTCCACATCAGCAACATCATAGTGGGTTACCAATTTGTCCATATAATTCTTAAAACTTGTTATTCCCAAGtttaaaagaaggaaaaaatcaCTTTACGTTTTCACtatattttgagttttttggCCTCTTATTCCCTATCTATTTCAAGATAGAGCAATCATTTGCTTTTCAAACCTGTCATACCTTTATCATATATGATCTCCATGagcttcaatttcttttctaaaCATGGTCAtcacaatttataatttaaaattgaggTCAACCAACTAGTTCTTACCCCAAATTTGataaaaggataatttttttatttttaaagtttgaataatttatttttctatcctTCATCcactttttttaatgaatacCTTTTGATTTGCTTATGCCTCTATTcaatttctttataaaattatactaaatttgGGGCTAAAAATTGGAGTTTCAATTGAAGTTTAAGATCAAAACAAATTTGGATACTTCTTCTTATTGTTGTATTAGACCTGATAAATAAGCGAGTTGGGTCAGGTGTGAGTAAAATAGGtatgaatcaaattatataagtgagaatttttaaacttgtacTTGACCCGATGGGTATGGGTTGACTCACGAGTTATccgttaatattaattttttattatttctcttttgtttttattattttaatgtattttttcttaattttcaatattttcttatcaaataCATAAGTATTccataaaagaaataaaatttacctcaaattataaaaatattttttataaatttaaagaattttagtattaaatatagaataaatatttctaacaaaatgtttaatgttcatattttttaaatttgttttcaacaaaataatttttttaattttaagacgaatttaagttcatttcatgtcaaaaaaagtaaaaatatacgAAATTTGTGTTGAATGTGTTGTCAGTTTgatgttgaaataaaaaaagaaaatgaataggaaAAAAAAGGGTGACCCATGGATACTCGCGAGCATATTGTAACATCCCTTCCCAGAAGTGTTAGCttataaaggaaaaatgttacgaattaatatctggaacatttattttaaaacaaattttaaaataaactcgtCACTAAAAGCgttctaaaattattttgagaaaactgaaaatctgaaaacgaataaaagatgtatatatcctatatgaaaactcatatgAAAACATCTAAGATCATAGAGTAATCATGTATATACACctatatacaactatacaactatctgaataaAGCTAAAAGTCAACAATATCatatacatgtaacaaaaaccatagatAACCTACCTCAGTctggatctatcttcgctgaccttaCCTTACCTCACAGCTACCTCAATCACCTGTAtttgcaatcatgaaagaaaaggacgtgagagataagaacacttagtaaagagaaataattaagtaaactatcttcaTTCTTGTTCTAAATCGCCTTCGGGACTTAATCTCATATCATAACCTCCTCAAGGAATCGAGAGGATAatctaattcatcttttactaTTTGGATCACACTTAGTCTTatatggtgtctatttgatactttctggaagctgactatagggatttgacacttttctaagctcaaactctcttcctttctctcactacaccatttttgaatctgaattatgCTTTACTATAAGTATGCACTACCACGAGCAGACcttactgtgggtctatgttcTACTATGAATATGTCTTATTGTAGATGTGCCCTACTATAGGTGATGTAGcataaagtgccccctcatagttcgtAGCATGCATATGTGTGTTAGCTCTTACTAATTTTGTGTtaacacttatttatatataaaattatatatacagtattattgtttttgtatcTATCTATGCCTTCAAATTTTGGAAACTTTGTGAAATGGGCTAATTGGGCCTTTAATTTTTACGGCAGAGggataaatgataatatttacagCGCGACGAAGGGAGGTGGAATAAATGTAAGCATTTAATGGCCTTGGAAACAAAGCAATTATTGCTTTAGTAAATTACTTCATTGGTCGTAGCCCACAACAACAGGATaacataaatgattattattattatttaattagatattattttattttttatataaaaaatatttaattatataataatatattatttatatatttaaattatatatatatatatatatatatatatatatatatatatatatatatatatatatatatatatatatatatatagttttattaattattatattttcacataaaaataatgtttgatgtatactataatttaattaaaggtTTCGTATTATTAACAATAACTCTATGCATGTATACTTTGAATCTAACTAATGCAGGCAACGGTGGAATTGGGCCATTTTCGGGTAGGCCCAGACCCACtgtgaattcaaatttttttttaaaaagttcagTGAAAACCCACGCTTACTTGTTTCGTTAGGCCCATCCTCCTCGTCTATCTTAGAATGAAATTTATCTAATactaatttttagtttttgattgTGCTCTTTCAGTGAGAAATATCTATATGTGGGCTAAGGTACGAGTTGCCAGTTTTGTAGTTTATTGCCTCATGGGAAGATTTTTGATGGATAAGAACGAAGAAACTACCATTTAACATTATCTTTGCATAGAAGGAAAGTAATTTAGACGTCATAGAttgtagggatggcaatgggtgGTGAGCCTCACCAATTCCCTAAATAATTTAAGTGGGATAAAGATGCGAAAATCCCtaaaggggcgtttggtttgtataatattttattatcaaaatagaaagattatcttaaaaatagattactgataagattactggagataaatgattattacgtttgataaaatttgataaaaatagatggtataaataattaatgcatTTGGTTAacggtaataaaagaatactagtaaattattttgcttaaatgcccttgaatataattatttttaaatatttttttatatttttgttatattaattaaaaataattttatttttgtcttaaaaaatttataaataataatataattataataaaatcaaaattaccttgataatattttaatatttaaggtaaaagtgataatcagattatctcatactcattatatttttcaatttatttaattataatatataaatataattacattcaatataaataacattataaaaaatacagtATTGCtatattcaattaatattttaaataagaataatataaaatattctatTCTCCGTTATCAccacaatttataatttaaaattgaggTCAAATGACTATATTCCACCCGAAATTTTAAGAATAGTTTATTTGTCCATCTAACATCTACTTTTCTTAATGAATACCTTTGGTTTGCTTATGcttttattcaatttctttgtaattttatactaaatttgGGGctaaaaactaaacaaatttgaatacttctttttattgttgttattaagAAAATGATGAGTTGAGATCAATCAACAATCTAGATTCTTATAGTCCTATTGAAATAGGTTATTTCAACCCCAGTGTGTTAATAGCTTTGCCCTATTGTAACTCCTTGTCAAAATAGAATCAaagtttttcaatataatttatcaataaaactatgtgtacccactttaggtacataaatatgtatacatttatatgtgtcatcatgtgattggatgattttgaattaaaaataaaacaataaccaatcatatgatgacacatatgagtatgtatacattcataatttattgttgTGGCCCCATGGAACCAAAATAGTCTAactatttttttgtcatttgggCTGAAAAATAGTCCCATCCATTCCTAGAATAGCCCCATCCTTTCCTATTGCACATCGGCAACATCATAGTGAATCAAGTCAATGGTCATGTGGAAAAAATTTGTGGtagacattttaaaaaaaaaagaaaaatatcccAAGGGGCCCTCCTAGCACTACCCTCCAGAGAAGTACACATTGCTCTGGAGATGACATGCTTAATTTCAGTGGAGCATAGATTAAATTGGGCTTGACTTTagttttgagtttgattgaatattatagtcaatagagaaaaaaaaaaaaaggttagaataatatagttttaatttgtataaattaaaatagtatttttttagttattttatattaaaaaatttcatattgataaatttaacgagttaaatattcttaaaatttgagtttagatttaaaaatatttaacttttaaatttgaatttgattttatttgattgagtttgtTTTAAGTTCATTTGAGCCGAGCTCCTCGTATCCATGGGAAAGAGTTGAAATTCctagaaaattttatatgttgatggAGATAATTGATAACATGGATGTCTAAATTTagagttgataatttttaatataatcagTTACctgatatgatacaatacgaAAAATATCGGGGTAAggttaagtttttttatattaaatttattttgggtCAACTCAACactactcaaaattaaattaggtaGTGTTAGGGTTCACACTAAAGTAACTTGCACGACCCCGAATCGATACAAATATTTTggagaaatattactttaatagattacatataattgtatttttatataattatagttatttatattattgtttatttttatttaaacattttattttattattaagtaataaaaatttgatttggatagtctgattatagatgtgtttttttgaatgtcttactcatattataattatatattgtatctttatagtaagattttgaaatctttatagattgtatataattgtatatttgtttaattataattactcattatttttatttaaaaattttattttattattgaatagtCGAAATTTGATTTAACTAGTCAGATTATTGACGTGTTTTAAAGTcataatatgtaaaattttagagtatttgttaataaatcaaaatattatattgaatattttattaatgatagaTTGAAGTAATtccatgaaaaaaattaaaacaataaaaatattttacaaaataaaaacaataaacaattttagattaaattggATCGAATTggattaattcaaatattatagaattggattaagattaaaaacttttgatataattttaatttacattaagataaaattaaagatcTTTAATACAAtaccatataaatatattttcaggGCACGAAGTGCAAGGTCAACCCAAATTCTTTCTGATTATTCCTTctgtaagaaaaaaattacaacttcAAGCATCATCGACCACCGGAAAGCACCGAATCTGCAACAATAGAGGATCCTGTAAGGCTCACAGATGTTTGATACGACATTGCAAAATCATCAAAACCTTCACGATATGCAAACGCCAGCCCACTGGCTGAAATTCCAAGAGATGAGAGCTCCGGCAAAGGGGCATCCTTCTCTAAATACTGCACAACTTGTCTCATACTCGGCCTTGACGCTGGCTCTGAATGAGAGCATAGTAACCCAAGTTTCAACACCACCTCCAGTTCATCTTCTACATAATCAGAACCCAAATTTTGATCCCTCGCctcaagaatttcacctctgcaCCAGAACCCAAATACCCAATCTACCAGTATTTCAACATCCTCTGATTCTGCTCGTGGCTCTATTGGCCTTCTGCCACAGGCAACTTCAAGCAAAAAAGCACCAAAAGAGAACACATCTGTGCTTCTTGTTGCTTTTCCTGTTCGTGTGTGCTCTGGGGCAAGATACCCTACAGTGCCCACCACATGGGTTGATCGAGGATCAGTGCCGTGGTCATATAGTCTTGCAAGGCCGAAATCTCCCAATCTGCCGTTAAATTCACCGTCAAGTAACACATTACTGGCCTTGACATCTCTGTGAATCACAACTTGTTCCCATTCTTCATGTAGATAAAACAAGCCCAAAGCAACGCCTTTGATGACTCGAAATCTTTGTCTCCAATTGAGGGTCACCTTTGGTTGGTCATACAGGTACTTGTCAAGGCTTCCATTAGGCATGTATTCGTATACCAAAAGAAGTTCTCCTTTTCGCCGGCAATAGCCCAAGAGTGGAACCAAATTCCGGTGACGGAGGCGGCCAATGCTTATGATTTCTGCTATAAATTCTCTCATCCCTTGTCTTGATTCATGGGTGATTCTCTTCACTGCAATTTCAAGTTTAGAGCTGCGTAACACACCTCTGTAGACCCTGCCAAAGCCACCGCTGCCTAACAGCTCTTTATCTTTGAACCCTTTAGTTGCAACGTAAAGATCTCTGTATTTGAATCTCTGAGGCCCATACTCAAGCTCCCACTCTTCAAGCACTTCAGCGaactttcttttccttcttatcACATAAACTATGCCTGAAACTGCAGCTAAAATCAAGCTTGATAGAATTACGGGGAGCCCAATTGTCAAAAACTTTGATCTTCTCTTAGGACCAATACGGGGAAGCTTAGGGAGCTGAGAGAGAGCAAGTGCCTCCGCTTGGCCGTTCATCTTAAAACTCCAACCCAAAATATAATGATTTGTTAACACCGAACCAGTGGATGATGAGAAGCCAACATACATGGCGTTGTTAAGAACAGACGAAAGGTCATAACTCAAAGACAAAAGTGGTGTACTGGGCTTACCCCTGTTAAATGGAGCTAAAGTAACATCAATTTGCTTTTGATCACCATTATATTCCACCCAAACTTGCATTGGTTGACCACTGATAAGAGTCAAGTTTTTAAATTGACCACTGCGATCTTCATAATAACCTGCTGCAGATGAATTCGCAGACTTGAGCTCATTTATATCGATCCCCACATGGTTGTCATTGATATCGAAAAACTCACTACTCTGGATGGTGTCGAGTTCAACGGCGAAAACATGATTGCTGGCATTTCCATTGTTTGTCAAGTTAAAAAGGCCGAGGTACTGACTGGGCCGAGCCCCCGGCAGCCCCCTTGTAGGCGCAATCACGAAGGCGATGCCGTGCCCGTTAATAGTTGGGTACTCTCCTGTTTGGATGCCGAAAACGAAGGTAGTGGAGAAAGAAAAGGCAGTGGAATTTGTTAAAGATGATTGCTTGAAGGTTATTGGGTTGGGATAAAAAGCATGGCCGCTTCGCTGTTTTGTTTCGTTTGTAAGTCGCAAGAGTCCCTTGGAGGTGAATTCGGCGATGCCATCAATGGTTAGATTAGCAGACTGGAAGCCATTGTAGACGAAGCCAAGAGTTTCGTCTCCTGCTGCTAAGGTGAGTAGGAGAGAGAGAAGAATGGCGAGTTTGAAGAACATGTGGAGGCTGCTCTCCATTGACGCGTTCACTCAGTAAATGGCTTTACAAGCGTTATAACGAgggttattgaaaaaaatatcacaatttcgcccgtttatacattttttccacaattttttatacacatacaAATATACTATAAGAAGTGTACAGTTTCAAAAATACCCCTgtgataagaaaaaattaagaacCATATGATGGTACCGTTTATACATAAAAAGAATTCTGCAGACAATTTTTTTTCGCAAATCAGAAGAATCCGTGGAAAGCACATTTATAGAAAGCCACGTTTTGAATTTAAAACCCCAATGCTATTCACCTTTCTCATTTTCTAAGCCTCCACCGACTCACTTTCCAAGCTTATCCCTTTTGAAGTCTCCATGGTGAAGAAGAAGCAGTCGACATGGACACCTACATCGACAAGAAGGAGAACCGACGCTAACGACGAATGCTCCATCCATCAATGTTGATGAGATGGAATGCTCTATCTACCAACATCGTTGTCTAAATCTAACTGATCAAGGAAGAATGACACGTCAAATTTTACGGATAAATATGGAGTGAGTGAAGATATAATACCTTAATCCCGTCGCTATCCTTATAAGGGAAACCTTTTCTTGTTCCCTTCTCTTGATATAAGTATGATGAAAATTCCCATCTCTTCCCTACAAGAGAACTTCTCTTCCTTTCCCCTTTCTAGTCCTTGTAggaaaaatttataacattttcctCTCTCAtccttgttaaaaaaatattagaatatatattaagtgtcgagatatatttataataaatacaaacttTTATGAGTAATTTAATATGTACAAATTTAGGGAATATATAAAGAAGAGGACGAGTCAAAGAGAGagcaaactaaaaatatatttatccttACTCTcaactataaaaattttagttatcttTGTTCTTGTTTCTATCTTCATTGGGAAATCCCCTCCCCGAACAAGGGGGGAGAGGCCAAAGATCCAGTTTTTCAGGCCGGATTGCCATCTCTAAGTAAAGTAGTAGTTGCGGAAAACTAGGCTGAAGAGATCTCTTAAATATAACACTAAAATCTGGTCGacataaatattattgtgaTAATAAACAAGAccagaagaaaaaagaatagaCTATTGAAACAATTACAAGTGTTTAGAGGTTATTTCCTCTTTAATTATACTCCTTTTCCTAAGACAAATCTAAAATTGGTACAGGCAGCTCCCATCATCACTCCTAGCTGTGGGATCATAATTTTCTGCAGATGGATCAGTGCAGCCCTCTCGGACTGGAATGTTAACCTGTTGAGCTGCTTTACCTGCATTCAAACAGTTATTAAAGCTTAGTAAATTCTGatgattttgttcattataTTCCTAAAGGTTGATGCAAACCTCTCATCAAGTCCCTTAGAATCACAGATCTAACCATGGAAACTTCCATTCTTGATGGCATCTTCATTTGCATCACCAAGGGCTGCCTCAAGTACTTGTCAGCCAATTGAGCTCTCTTCACATTCTCCTCCTCTTGCACAAGCATGCTTCCATACTCGAGGAGCTTCTGCAGAGTCATTTTCGTTTGCTTGAAAGTTGGGGGTCCCTCCTTTGAGTTCACAAGCCTCTTCCCAATACTATCAACTCCAATTTCTGGGCACCAAAGAAGTCTGCAGCAGAAAACAAAGGATTTCAGGCTAATTGTTAAACAATAATGAACAATGACTTTCGAGATAATTGAAGACAATTGGGCTTAAAAACTCATCAATAGATTGACCTAGGATTCCAAATACGAGGGACAATCTCCTAATAAAAAGATTCTAAGTGTGAGAGTAAATATCTTTTaacgatattttaaaattaatttattggtttatctaatatgataattataaaacaaattattaaatctaaaatttcactTGTTATGAAATTTAAAGTATTTGCTATGCCCATTCCACCGTTGCTTAAAAGAAATACGCTTTGTTGTGGAGAAGACATGGGAAGAAGTTGAAATTCCTGGAAAATTTTCCAGGTTTACAGAGATAACTGATAGCGAGATGCCTAAATTCTTCTTATTATTCctttggtaataaaaaaataacaatttcaagcATCATCGACCACCGGAAAGTAGCGATTCTGCAATGGAAGAGGATCCTGTCAGGCCCATAGATGAAGGATATGACATTGCAAAATGATCAAAACCTTCACGATATGCGAACGTCAGCCCACTGGTTGAAATTCCGAGCGATGATAGCTCCGGCAAAGGGGCATCCTTCTCTAAATACTGCACAACTTGTCTCATGCTCAGCCTTGATGATGGCACTGAATGAGAGCACAACAACCCTAGCTTCAACGCCATCTCCACTTCGTCTTCTACATAATCGGAACCCAGATTTGAATCCCTTGCCTCCAGAATTTCACCTTTGCACCAGAAACCAAATACCCAGTCTACCAATATTTCAACATCCTCTGATTCCGCACGTGGCTCTATTGGCCTTCTGCCATCGGCGACTTCAAGCAAAAAGGCACCAAAGGAAAACATGTTTGTGCTTCTTGTTGCCTTGCCTGTTCGTGTGTGCTCTGGGGCAAGATACCCTACAGTGCCAACCACACGGGTTGTTCAAGGATCAGTGCCGTGGTCATAGAGCCTTGCAAGCCCAAAATCTCCCAATCTGCCGTTCAATTCACCGCCAAGTAACACATTACT
Encoded proteins:
- the LOC123201564 gene encoding L-type lectin-domain containing receptor kinase IV.1-like; its protein translation is MESSLHMFFKLAILLSLLLTLAAGDETLGFVYNGFQSANLTIDGIAEFTSKGLLRLTNETKQRSGHAFYPNPITFKQSSLTNSTAFSFSTTFVFGIQTGEYPTINGHGIAFVIAPTRGLPGARPSQYLGLFNLTNNGNASNHVFAVELDTIQSSEFFDINDNHVGIDINELKSANSSAAGYYEDRSGQFKNLTLISGQPMQVWVEYNGDQKQIDVTLAPFNRGKPSTPLLSLSYDLSSVLNNAMYVGFSSSTGSVLTNHYILGWSFKMNGQAEALALSQLPKLPRIGPKRRSKFLTIGLPVILSSLILAAVSGIVYVIRRKRKFAEVLEEWELEYGPQRFKYRDLYVATKGFKDKELLGSGGFGRVYRGVLRSSKLEIAVKRITHESRQGMREFIAEIISIGRLRHRNLVPLLGYCRRKGELLLVYEYMPNGSLDKYLYDQPKVTLNWRQRFRVIKGVALGLFYLHEEWEQVVIHRDVKASNVLLDGEFNGRLGDFGLARLYDHGTDPRSTHVVGTVGYLAPEHTRTGKATRSTDVFSFGAFLLEVACGRRPIEPRAESEDVEILVDWVFGFWCRGEILEARDQNLGSDYVEDELEVVLKLGLLCSHSEPASRPSMRQVVQYLEKDAPLPELSSLGISASGLAFAYREGFDDFAMSYQTSVSLTGSSIVADSVLSGGR